The proteins below come from a single Diceros bicornis minor isolate mBicDic1 chromosome 3, mDicBic1.mat.cur, whole genome shotgun sequence genomic window:
- the KLRG2 gene encoding killer cell lectin-like receptor subfamily G member 2, with protein sequence MGGAGKKEEGRVRPGSGFALTRLLPALSPESYGLPGDPSNSPPPLSFPRAEGRRGRWPEGAWPDGPSHSQSQRGPRLGAAERKKGVTGQHRRPAGPNPTREEKQTPQLGTEALRSASLACSARRVECAREASGAHQAGPEAPMEPLDSQVPGLEQPQVPAEERGPGSPASSPSPARAVKEAAGADQDVSGGTKLPPPRPALLRVPPPSLGYGAFRRQTSAGPEPPSPGPAAAEQPRDGETPGAELGPGAAPGEPTPGTWAPMELQVDVRVKPVGAAGGSREPSPAPPTRFLTVPVPESPGFSRHASPAYPLLPRAPSPGGTWGRASPAEGRAESPGSPTCRCRELGLEKREDAVLLPRAEVDGDKKLPRALTLIGLPMYMKSLRWALAVMAVLLAVSAVAIVALASRAGARCRPCPQGWMWSEEHCYYLSAEAQAWEASQAFCSAHHATLPLLSHTEDFLGRYPITTYSWVGARRGPQGWHWIDGAPLPPQLLPEKDKDKPDLKCGGLEGGKLVALDCASPRPWVCAKGTK encoded by the exons ATGGGTGGAGCCGGGaagaaagaggagggaagagTCAGGCCAGGGTCTGGGTTCGCCCTTACGCGTCTGCTCCCGGCTCTTTCTCCCGAGAGCTACGGCCTACCGGGTGACCCCTCAAACAGCCCTCCGCCGCTCTCTTTCCCGCGTGCCGAGGGAAGGCGGGGCCGGTGGCCGGAAGGGGCGTGGCCAGATGGTCCTAGCCACAGCCAATCCCAGCGGGGACCTCGGTTGGGAGCGGCCGAGAGAAAGAAGGGCGTGACTGGACAGCACCGCCGGCCGGCTGGACCAAACCCGACGCGGGAGGAGAAGCAGACTCCCCAGCTGGGCACAGAAGCGCTCCGCTCTGCGTCTCTCGCTTGCTCCGCGCGCCGGGTGGAGTGCGCCCGGGAGGCATCGGGAGCACACCAAGCCGGGCCCGAGGCCCCAATGGAGCCCTTGGACAGCCAGGTCCCGGGGCTGGAGCAGCCGCAGGTCCCCGCGGAGGAGCGAGGGCCTGGGAGTCCCGCGAGCAGCCCGAGTCCGGCCCGGGCCGTGAAGGAGGCGGCGGGCGCGGACCAGGACGTCTCGGGCGGGACGAAGCTGCCGCCGCCTCGCCCCGCGCTGCTGCGGGTGCCGCCGCCCAGCCTGGGCTACGGCGCCTTCCGCCGCCAGACGTCCGCCGGCCCGGAGCCGCCGTCGCCGGGCCCCGCCGCGGCCGAGCAGCCCCGGGACGGCGAGACGCCGGGGGCCGAGCTGGGGCCCGGGGCCGCGCCGGGGGAGCCGACGCCCGGCACCTGGGCTCCCATGGAACTGCAGGTGGACGTGCGCGTGAAGCCCGTGGGCGCGGCCGGCGGCAGCCGCGAGCCCTCGCCCGCGCCCCCCACGCGCTTCCTCACCGTGCCGGTGCCCGAGTCCCCAGGCTTCTCCCGCCACGCCTCCCCCGCCTACCCGCTCCTGCCGCGGGCCCCGTCGCCGGGCGGCACCTGGGGCCGGGCCAGCCCCGCCGAGGGGCGCGCGGAGTCCCCGGGCTCCCCCACGTGCCGCTGCCGGGAGCTGGGGCTGGAGAAGAGGGAGGACGCGGTGCTGCTGCCGCGCGCCGAGGTGGACGGCGACAAGAAGCTGCCCCGGGCGCTAACACTCATCG ggctgCCCATGTACATGAAGTCCCTGCGCTGGGCGCTGGCAGTCATGGCTGTGCTCCTGGCGGTGTCCGCAGTCGCCATTGTGGCCCTGGCTTCTAGAGCAG GGGCCAGGTgccggccctgcccccagggctgGATGTGGTCCGAGGAGCACTGCTACTACCTCTCTGCCGAAGCTCAGGCCTGGGAGGCCAGCCAGGCTTTCTGCTCAGCTCACCATGCTACACTGCCCCTGCTGAGCCACACCGAG GATTTCCTGGGCAGATACCCAATCACCACGTACTCCTGGGTGGGGGCCCGGCGAGGCCCCCAGGGCTGGCACTGGATCGATGGGGCCCCCCTGCCGCCCCAGCT ACTCCCGGAGAAGGACAAGGACAAGCCGGATCTCAAGTGCGGGGGCCTGGAGGGAGGCAAGCTCGTGGCTTTGGACTGCGCCTCTCCAAGACCCTGGGTCTGCGCCAAGGGGACCAAGTGA